From Rudanella lutea DSM 19387, a single genomic window includes:
- a CDS encoding LytR/AlgR family response regulator transcription factor, producing MPTALIIDDEQKARQLLKAMLADCAPGLTVLADCDDLPSGVKAIKKLKPDLVFLDIEMPHYSGLELMDFFNEDEIDFYVIFTTAYSQYAIQAFRFSAIDYLLKPLNIDLLREAIERFRLKKVREAQNLFTLRHNLINHKSKRIALPQTSGFRFVDSAEILYAKGDGAYTDIFLRSGDKLLISRSLKYLETLLEGLDGFVRCHKSYVVNTQYVASYSRQDGGYITLHNQTQISVSPDKVDAVLKACC from the coding sequence ATGCCAACCGCCCTCATTATCGACGATGAACAGAAAGCCCGCCAGTTGCTCAAGGCGATGCTGGCCGACTGCGCCCCCGGCCTGACCGTTCTGGCCGATTGCGACGACCTGCCCAGCGGGGTGAAAGCGATCAAAAAACTCAAACCGGATCTGGTCTTTCTCGACATCGAGATGCCGCACTACAGCGGCCTTGAGCTGATGGATTTTTTCAACGAAGATGAAATTGACTTTTATGTCATTTTCACCACGGCGTATAGCCAGTATGCCATTCAGGCGTTTCGGTTTTCGGCTATCGATTACCTGCTCAAACCGCTCAACATCGACCTGCTGCGGGAGGCCATCGAGCGGTTTCGGCTCAAAAAGGTGCGGGAAGCGCAGAACCTGTTTACCCTCAGGCACAACCTCATCAACCACAAATCGAAACGGATTGCCCTGCCCCAGACGAGCGGTTTCCGGTTTGTCGACAGCGCCGAAATTCTGTATGCCAAAGGCGACGGAGCCTATACCGATATTTTTCTGCGCTCGGGCGATAAGCTACTCATCAGCCGGAGTCTCAAATACCTCGAAACCCTACTCGAAGGCCTCGATGGATTTGTCCGTTGCCACAAATCGTATGTGGTCAATACCCAGTATGTAGCCTCGTACAGCCGTCAGGACGGCGGCTACATTACCCTCCACAATCAAACCCAAATCAGCGTTTCGCCCGACAAAGTCGATGCGGTGCTGAAAGCCTGTTGTTGA
- a CDS encoding ABC transporter permease, with product MKFIRQILESFRFAWQALRSNLLRTTLSLLGVTIGIFAIIAVFTMVDSLERNVKESLNFLGDRVVYVQKWPFEFGSEYRWWKYFQWPEPTYNDYRALAERLENAEAICAMGGRGNVIVKNGNNSLPVRISGVTMDYNQISEVPIGEGRYFAPQEQESARNVVIIGSEVAETLFPNQYAVGKMMKINGLNFQVIAVQEKKGSGVLEIGGNPDRRCLIPYGTFAKLFQSIRPSVTIAVKGYPEDEGLQNLEGEIRGLMRARRSLKPTQDDNFAINRPEAIAKAIGGVFAVLTIAGWVIGSFSILVGGFGIANIMFVSVKERINIIGIQKSLGAKNYFILFQFLFESVMLSLVGGLVGVFLVYLLSFIPLGNLDVVLTAGNIALGLGTSSLIGVLAGILPAISAARLDPVIAIRSK from the coding sequence TTGAAATTTATCCGACAAATACTCGAAAGCTTTCGCTTTGCCTGGCAGGCGCTGCGGTCTAACCTGCTGCGTACCACGCTCTCGCTGCTGGGCGTAACCATCGGTATCTTCGCCATCATTGCGGTGTTCACGATGGTCGACTCGCTCGAACGCAACGTAAAGGAAAGTCTGAACTTTCTGGGCGATCGGGTCGTGTACGTACAAAAGTGGCCGTTTGAGTTTGGGTCGGAGTACCGCTGGTGGAAGTATTTTCAGTGGCCCGAACCGACTTATAACGACTACCGGGCTCTGGCCGAGCGGCTGGAGAATGCCGAGGCCATTTGCGCTATGGGAGGACGGGGCAATGTGATCGTGAAAAACGGGAACAACAGTTTGCCCGTTCGGATCTCGGGCGTCACGATGGACTACAACCAGATTTCGGAGGTACCCATTGGCGAGGGCCGCTACTTTGCCCCGCAGGAGCAGGAGTCGGCGCGTAACGTAGTCATTATCGGCTCCGAAGTGGCCGAAACCCTCTTCCCGAATCAGTACGCCGTTGGTAAAATGATGAAGATCAACGGGCTGAACTTCCAGGTGATTGCCGTTCAGGAAAAGAAAGGCTCCGGGGTGCTCGAAATTGGTGGCAACCCCGACCGGCGGTGCCTGATTCCGTACGGCACCTTTGCCAAACTGTTCCAGTCGATCCGGCCCAGCGTAACCATTGCCGTAAAAGGCTACCCTGAAGACGAAGGGCTGCAAAACCTGGAAGGCGAAATTCGGGGGTTGATGCGGGCCCGCCGGAGTCTGAAACCCACGCAGGACGACAATTTTGCCATCAACCGCCCCGAGGCCATTGCCAAAGCCATTGGCGGGGTATTTGCCGTGCTCACCATTGCGGGTTGGGTTATCGGCAGCTTCTCGATTCTGGTCGGTGGGTTTGGTATTGCCAACATCATGTTTGTGTCGGTAAAAGAGCGAATCAACATCATTGGTATTCAGAAATCGCTGGGGGCCAAGAATTACTTTATCCTGTTCCAGTTTCTGTTCGAGTCGGTTATGCTCTCGCTGGTCGGCGGTCTGGTTGGGGTATTTCTGGTGTACCTGCTCTCGTTTATACCGTTGGGTAACCTCGATGTGGTGCTCACAGCGGGCAATATTGCCCTTGGGTTGGGTACATCGAGCCTGATTGGCGTGTTGGCGGGGATTTTGCCAGCCATCTCGGCCGCCCGGCTCGATCCGGTAATTGCCATCCGGTCGAAGTAA
- a CDS encoding heavy metal-binding domain-containing protein — MIITTTPTLEGKRITRYIGLVNGEAIIGANLVKDFFAGISDIVGGRSGAYEQGLREAKSIAIKDMMDQAHRLGANAIVGVDLDYQTIGGNGSMLMVSANGTAVIIE; from the coding sequence ATGATTATCACAACTACCCCAACCCTCGAAGGTAAACGGATTACCCGGTACATTGGGCTGGTCAACGGTGAGGCCATTATCGGGGCCAATCTGGTTAAAGACTTTTTTGCCGGGATTAGCGACATTGTAGGCGGGCGTTCGGGGGCCTACGAGCAGGGGCTCCGCGAAGCCAAGAGCATCGCGATCAAAGACATGATGGATCAGGCCCATCGGTTGGGTGCCAACGCCATTGTGGGCGTTGATCTGGATTACCAGACCATTGGGGGCAACGGGTCTATGCTCATGGTGAGTGCCAACGGCACGGCCGTGATCATCGAATAG
- a CDS encoding M48 family metallopeptidase: MKNKAYILLGWLVVATPMATYAQSVGQAVMEGLASITLSDQQVAQLSQQAVQQMDAQNPVAGPNDPYTQRLNRIVRRHRTVSGIPINYKVYKVKDVNAFATADGSVRVFQGLMDIMTDSELLAIMGHEIGHVVNKDTRDAMKSALRRSAFINLGASQGGAIGALSRSQATALANGLYSASFSRRQETEADDYSYTFLRKNGYSVLALASSFEKLAKLSGGSGGGRVAEIVSSHPDSQKRAQRIRDRARRDGVRR, translated from the coding sequence ATGAAAAACAAAGCCTATATCTTGTTGGGATGGCTAGTAGTAGCTACGCCCATGGCCACCTACGCTCAGAGCGTGGGGCAGGCCGTTATGGAAGGTTTAGCCTCCATAACCCTCTCTGATCAACAGGTAGCCCAGCTCTCGCAGCAGGCTGTACAACAAATGGATGCCCAAAACCCGGTGGCGGGCCCCAACGACCCGTACACGCAGCGCCTGAACCGGATTGTCCGTCGGCACCGCACCGTGAGCGGCATCCCGATCAACTATAAAGTGTACAAAGTAAAAGACGTAAATGCTTTTGCCACGGCCGATGGTAGCGTGCGGGTATTTCAGGGTCTCATGGATATCATGACCGACAGCGAGTTGCTGGCCATCATGGGCCACGAAATTGGCCACGTAGTCAATAAAGATACCCGCGACGCCATGAAGAGCGCCCTGCGCCGGTCGGCGTTTATCAATCTGGGGGCTTCGCAGGGGGGAGCCATCGGGGCACTGTCGCGGTCGCAGGCCACGGCTTTGGCCAACGGCCTCTACAGTGCGTCGTTTAGCCGTCGGCAGGAAACCGAAGCCGACGATTATAGCTACACGTTTCTGCGAAAGAACGGCTACAGCGTTTTGGCGTTGGCCTCCTCGTTTGAGAAGCTGGCCAAACTGAGCGGAGGTAGCGGGGGCGGCCGTGTCGCCGAGATTGTTTCGAGCCACCCCGATAGCCAGAAACGAGCCCAACGCATTCGGGACCGCGCGCGCCGGGACGGAGTCAGACGTTGA